The following coding sequences are from one Carassius auratus strain Wakin chromosome 15, ASM336829v1, whole genome shotgun sequence window:
- the laynb gene encoding layilin has protein sequence MEFVKLIAAVLAVCFHPCCTSSAFGDHRICRRGTEKPCYKITSFQDIGLRASFEAARQKCREEDGELLSIETENEQRLVERFVQEFRASDGDFWIGLRRSPQYNADCSSQYYWLDYSQAKFRNWLVTEPSCGLDQCVALFYRPSSSAGQKEHNLFKWTDYNCNSKNNFICKYSDEKHPVPTPAGNITTLTGTDELTLVPKQLPITVDNDRIKTELSESSDDTNIYYILLATLPVMLLLILVVSGVFCFRVMSRRRKEQNEIYAVPGQWVRPVALKSPNDYKHTNKSNHSGDHLEYMSSEINRTFSVTSTISQFEDYENVPSRPTQCGFVTNDIYETCRSSSVVEAGWVDNDIYGY, from the exons ATGGAGTTCGTGAAACTGATCGCAGCTGTTTTGGCAGTTTGTTTCCATCCCTGCTGCACATCAAGCGCGTTCGGTG ATCACAGGATATGCCGGAGAGGGACAGAGAAGCCCTGCTATAAGATCACAAGCTTCCAGGACATCGGGCTCAGAGCAAGCTTTGAGGCAGCCAGACAGAAATGCAGGGAGGAAGATGGAGAGCTGctcagcattgagactgagaaTGAGCAGCGTCTGGTGGAGAGATTTGTTCAGGAGTTCAGGGCTTCTGATGGAGACTTCTGGATTGGGTTACGAAGAAGCCCTCAATATAATGCTGATTGTTCATCACAGTATTACTGGTTGGATTACAGTCAGGCCAAGTTCAG GAACTGGCTGGTGACAGAGCCCTCGTGTGGCCTTGATCAGTGTGTGGCGTTATTCTACAGGCCCTCATCTTCTGCTGGCCAGAAGGAGCACAACCTGTTCAAGTGGACAGACTACAACTGCAATTCCAAGAATAATTTCATCTGCAAGTACTCGGACG AGAAGCATCCTGTCCCCACTCCAGCAGGAAATATCACTACACTCACAG GTACTGATGAGCTGACTCTGGTGCCAAAGCAGCTGCCTATTACAGTGGACAATGACAGGATAAAAACTGAACTCTCTGAGTCATCAg ATGACACTAATATTTACTACATCCTCCTCGCCACTCTGCCTGTAATGCTGCTGTTGATATTGGTGGTGTCAGgggttttctgtttcagagtcATGTCGAGGAG GAGGAAAGAGCAGAATGAAATCTATGCTGTGCCAGGACAGTGGGTGCGTCCAGTAGCTCTGAAAAGTCCGAATGATTATAAACACACTAATAAATCCAACCACTCTGGAGATCATCTGGAGTACATGAGCTCTGAAATTAACAGAACATTTAGTGTGACGTCCACAATCAGTCAGTTTGAGGACTACGAGAACGTCCCGAGCCGCCCCACGCAGTGCGGTTTTGTCACAAATGACATCTACGAGACATGCCGGAGCTCCTCGGTGGTAGAGGCCGGATGGGTGGACAATGACATCTATGGATACTAA